One stretch of Pseudoalteromonas shioyasakiensis DNA includes these proteins:
- a CDS encoding transcriptional regulator GcvA encodes MSRRLPPLNALKAFEAAARHLSFTKAAEELYVTQAAVSHQIKTLEEHLGLKLFLRKNRSLLLTEEGQGYFLDIKEIFTQLIDATEKLLARGAKGSLTVSLTPSFAIQWLVPRLSLFNELHPEIDVRIKAQDQDENSLSDDVDIAIYYGRGHWSGVQTYKLHTEYLVPLCSPLLLTGPKPLNQPSDLANHTLLHDTTRKNWKTWMKTAGVRNVQVNQGPIFSHSSMVLQAAVHGQGVAIGNSVLAKPDIDAGRLVIPFNHSLESKNAYYLVIRESQTELGKIVSFKDWMLSLVEQEQEY; translated from the coding sequence ATGTCTCGTCGTTTACCTCCCTTAAATGCGCTAAAAGCATTCGAAGCTGCGGCTCGTCATTTGAGCTTTACTAAAGCGGCAGAAGAGCTGTATGTAACGCAAGCAGCGGTGAGTCACCAAATTAAAACCCTAGAAGAGCATTTAGGTTTAAAACTGTTTTTGCGTAAAAATCGCTCGTTATTGCTGACCGAAGAAGGGCAAGGTTACTTTTTAGATATTAAAGAGATTTTTACCCAGCTGATTGATGCTACAGAAAAGTTGCTTGCACGAGGTGCGAAAGGTTCACTGACAGTGAGCTTAACGCCAAGTTTTGCGATTCAATGGTTAGTGCCCAGACTTAGTTTATTTAATGAATTACACCCTGAGATTGATGTGCGAATTAAAGCGCAAGATCAGGATGAGAATTCACTTTCTGACGATGTCGATATTGCCATTTATTATGGCCGAGGTCACTGGAGTGGGGTGCAAACTTATAAGCTGCACACTGAATATCTGGTGCCTTTATGTAGCCCATTATTATTAACAGGCCCTAAGCCACTCAATCAACCAAGTGATTTGGCGAATCATACGTTATTGCATGATACGACCCGTAAAAATTGGAAAACTTGGATGAAAACGGCTGGTGTGCGTAATGTGCAAGTTAACCAAGGGCCAATTTTTAGTCACTCATCGATGGTATTACAAGCTGCGGTGCATGGTCAGGGTGTTGCTATTGGTAATAGCGTATTAGCTAAACCTGATATTGATGCAGGTCGACTTGTCATACCGTTTAATCACTCATTAGAAAGTAAAAATGCTTACTATTTAGTGATCCGCGAATCGCAAACAGAGCTTGGTAAAATAGTGTCTTTCAAAGACTGGATGCTGAGCTTAGTAGAGCAAGAACAAGAGTATTAA
- the kdsA gene encoding 3-deoxy-8-phosphooctulonate synthase, which translates to MNNQLIKINDIELANNKPFVLFGGMNVLESRDLAMRIAEHYVEVTSKLNIPYVFKASFDKANRSSINSYRGPGMEEGLKIFEEIKSTFNVPLITDVHEPHQAAPVAEVVDVIQLPAFLARQTDLVVAMAKTGAIINVKKPQFLAPHEMRHIIKKFNEAGNNNVALCERGTSFGYNNLVVDMLGMDDMKPMAPVIFDATHALQRPGGRADSADGRRAQAAELARSGMALGIAGLFIEAHPNPNEAKCDGPCALALSKLEGYLSQMKAVDDLVKSFAPLDTSASDL; encoded by the coding sequence ATGAACAACCAGTTAATTAAAATTAACGACATTGAATTAGCCAACAACAAGCCATTTGTGCTGTTTGGTGGTATGAATGTACTTGAATCACGTGATTTAGCGATGCGTATTGCTGAGCATTACGTAGAAGTAACATCAAAGCTAAACATTCCATATGTGTTTAAAGCATCTTTTGATAAAGCAAACCGCTCTTCAATTAATTCATACCGTGGCCCAGGTATGGAAGAAGGTTTAAAAATCTTTGAAGAAATTAAATCTACTTTCAATGTGCCTTTAATCACTGATGTACATGAGCCGCATCAAGCCGCACCTGTGGCTGAAGTTGTTGATGTTATTCAATTACCTGCTTTTCTTGCTCGACAAACTGATTTAGTCGTTGCTATGGCAAAAACTGGCGCCATTATCAACGTGAAAAAGCCACAGTTTTTAGCGCCACATGAAATGCGCCATATCATTAAAAAGTTTAATGAAGCGGGCAACAACAACGTTGCGCTGTGTGAACGTGGCACAAGCTTTGGTTATAACAACCTAGTGGTTGATATGCTAGGTATGGATGACATGAAGCCTATGGCGCCGGTTATCTTTGATGCAACACACGCATTACAGCGTCCTGGTGGTCGTGCTGACTCTGCGGATGGTCGCCGTGCACAAGCTGCAGAGCTTGCGCGTAGTGGTATGGCATTAGGTATTGCAGGTCTGTTCATTGAAGCACACCCTAATCCTAATGAAGCAAAATGTGATGGTCCTTGTGCACTTGCACTAAGTAAACTAGAAGGTTATTTATCGCAAATGAAAGCGGTTGATGACTTGGTTAAGAGCTTTGCACCACTAGATACTAGCGCTAGTGACTTGTAA
- a CDS encoding DUF819 family protein, protein MTDAHSALITNDAVVLGLLAVILGFIFKTSHSNNAACQKFYKYVPALLLCYFLPSLLNTFGIVDGHSSNVYFVASRYLLPACLILLTISIDLKAIINLGPKALIMFLTGTMGIVIGGPLAILVMSAVYPEAVGGHGPDAVWRGMTTIAGSWIGGGANQASMKEMFEVGGDIFSAMVTVDVIVANLWMAVLLLMAANHKAIDAKTGADTRAIEDLKERVEKYHAEHARMPTLNDYMTIIAIAFGITGLAHFCADFLGPFFGANFPWAQEYSLNSKFFWLIVISTTIGISLSFTKVRHIEAFGASKVASSFLYILVASIGLHMNITAIFDSPMYFVLGAIWMITHASLMLIVAKLIKAPLFYMAVGSQANVGGAASAPVVASAFHPSLAPVGVLLAVLGYGVGTYMAYICGLMLQAVAP, encoded by the coding sequence ATGACTGACGCCCACAGTGCGCTAATTACCAATGACGCAGTCGTACTTGGTTTGCTTGCCGTTATTTTGGGGTTTATTTTTAAAACCTCTCACAGTAATAATGCTGCGTGCCAAAAATTTTATAAATACGTACCGGCATTATTACTTTGCTACTTTTTACCATCATTACTGAATACCTTTGGTATTGTTGATGGTCACTCTTCAAATGTTTATTTTGTTGCATCACGTTATTTACTGCCAGCCTGCTTAATATTGCTGACCATTAGTATTGATTTAAAAGCCATTATTAACCTTGGCCCTAAAGCATTAATAATGTTTTTAACGGGTACCATGGGTATCGTTATTGGTGGACCACTCGCTATCTTAGTAATGAGTGCGGTTTACCCTGAAGCTGTCGGAGGCCATGGCCCTGATGCTGTATGGCGCGGTATGACGACCATTGCTGGTAGCTGGATTGGTGGTGGTGCAAACCAAGCATCAATGAAAGAAATGTTTGAAGTGGGCGGTGATATTTTCTCTGCAATGGTAACTGTTGATGTCATCGTGGCGAACTTATGGATGGCGGTGTTGTTATTAATGGCAGCTAATCATAAGGCGATTGATGCCAAAACAGGGGCAGATACTCGTGCAATTGAAGATTTAAAAGAGCGCGTTGAAAAGTATCATGCTGAGCATGCGCGTATGCCAACCTTAAATGATTACATGACGATTATTGCTATTGCCTTTGGTATTACTGGCCTTGCTCATTTTTGTGCAGACTTTTTAGGTCCGTTTTTTGGGGCTAATTTCCCTTGGGCGCAAGAGTATAGTTTAAATAGTAAATTCTTTTGGTTGATTGTTATTTCTACCACCATAGGTATTAGTTTATCATTTACTAAAGTTCGCCATATTGAAGCCTTTGGTGCTTCAAAAGTAGCATCAAGCTTTTTATATATTCTTGTTGCTTCAATTGGTTTACATATGAATATTACCGCGATTTTTGACTCGCCAATGTATTTTGTACTGGGCGCGATTTGGATGATTACTCATGCAAGCTTAATGTTAATCGTCGCGAAACTAATTAAAGCACCACTGTTTTATATGGCAGTAGGCTCTCAAGCGAATGTAGGCGGCGCAGCATCTGCACCTGTTGTTGCATCAGCATTCCACCCGTCTCTCGCGCCAGTAGGTGTTTTACTTGCTGTTTTGGGTTACGGTGTAGGTACTTACATGGCTTATATTTGTGGATTAATGCTTCAAGCTGTTGCACCTTAA
- a CDS encoding tetratricopeptide repeat protein, producing the protein MTTPWFEDQNESYQEEAFDAFSSKVLYRCIDAELKWDHQADLTACYDTLNELEDTVTALCAELKEPHERLDKLLDTFYQQWLFSSSSLKVPEYTLNSFSYTITMRSGTQTTLAVLLCHLLQHAELDATVTLSQGDVHVHVGMSDEEGYLIEPSTGQQSWYITPENACEENGDEQEPLELIFDEELYKLYLAQQKWSFISESKFGHALHCVEMLMELLGDDPYERRDRGYLLNQLDCPKMARDDLQYFINECPDDPAIEVIQHQIAEIEDNNNTHH; encoded by the coding sequence ATGACCACCCCTTGGTTTGAAGATCAAAATGAATCCTATCAAGAAGAGGCCTTTGACGCATTTTCTTCGAAAGTGCTTTATCGTTGTATCGACGCTGAATTGAAGTGGGATCATCAAGCTGATTTAACAGCCTGTTATGACACCCTCAATGAGCTTGAAGACACGGTAACAGCTCTTTGCGCTGAATTAAAAGAGCCACATGAGCGTCTCGATAAGTTACTTGATACCTTTTATCAACAATGGCTATTTAGCTCATCAAGCTTAAAAGTGCCTGAGTATACGTTAAATAGTTTTAGCTACACCATTACCATGCGCAGTGGTACACAAACCACGCTGGCAGTTTTACTTTGTCATTTATTGCAACATGCTGAATTGGACGCGACTGTTACTCTTAGTCAAGGAGACGTGCACGTTCATGTTGGTATGAGTGATGAAGAAGGTTATTTAATTGAGCCCAGCACGGGACAGCAGAGCTGGTATATAACACCAGAGAATGCGTGTGAAGAAAATGGTGATGAACAAGAACCTCTTGAGCTGATTTTTGATGAAGAGCTATATAAATTATATTTAGCTCAGCAAAAATGGTCTTTTATTAGCGAAAGTAAATTTGGTCATGCTTTGCATTGTGTTGAAATGTTGATGGAATTACTTGGTGATGACCCTTATGAGCGTCGTGACCGTGGTTATTTACTTAATCAGCTAGATTGCCCAAAAATGGCCCGCGATGATTTGCAGTACTTTATTAACGAGTGCCCAGATGATCCTGCTATCGAAGTTATTCAGCATCAAATTGCTGAAATAGAAGACAACAATAATACACACCACTAA
- a CDS encoding SirB2 family protein: MDYLAVKHTHMLFAVLSIILFYVRSFSRLKSGTLAKNKVVFIGSHSIDTLLLVSAVVLIVMAGLNPLEQSWLLEKIILVIAYIVLGVVAAKQNAKSAKLVLLVITTLILLAIGYLASAKTALLL; the protein is encoded by the coding sequence ATGGATTATTTAGCAGTAAAACATACTCACATGCTGTTTGCCGTGTTGAGTATTATCTTATTTTACGTTCGTTCGTTTTCACGCTTAAAATCGGGCACTTTGGCAAAAAATAAAGTGGTATTTATTGGTAGTCATAGTATCGACACTTTACTGCTAGTTTCTGCAGTGGTATTGATTGTGATGGCAGGACTTAACCCTTTAGAGCAGTCTTGGTTATTAGAAAAGATAATCTTAGTTATTGCATACATTGTGTTAGGTGTTGTTGCTGCTAAGCAAAATGCAAAAAGTGCGAAGCTCGTATTACTTGTAATCACCACACTCATCTTATTGGCAATTGGCTATTTAGCCTCTGCTAAAACAGCACTTCTTCTTTAA
- a CDS encoding DUF3369 domain-containing protein, producing MDDFLFSDEALDEVNEVVQGSWKVIIVDDEPEVHAVTKLALSDFEFQDKRLEFISAYSGEEAKEVIEQHPDAAIVLLDVVMETDDAGLRVAKFIRETAKNNHIRIILRTGQPGQAPERQVIVNYDINDYKSKTELTAQKLFTVVMSSLRSYRDILSIEQSRQGLEKIIKASRDIFSTHSLESFIEGVMQQLTSLLGTVDQAMYATSLVASNPQDNQKKLVVFSGRGEFERSEGKAIEEVLDNEQLQACQQALNEKTIVYRENYLFAYCCSECNHNSMLFISGIPKHLTDTQRHLIEIFSQNVQLAYENVQLQSEIEATQQELVFRLSEALEQRSTETGNHVKRVSHICYELALGYGLPKREAELIRLAAPLHDVGKVGIPDAILNKPGPLTDEEWAIMQQHAEKGHLILKDSNRDIVNTGAIIALSHHERWDGSGYPKGLKGEEIPIAGRIVALADVFDALRHKRCYKEPWSLEDVIKEINSQQGKQFDPKLIEVFNQRVEEIEDVLVRYPD from the coding sequence ATGGATGATTTTTTGTTTTCGGATGAAGCACTTGATGAAGTTAATGAGGTGGTTCAGGGTAGTTGGAAAGTCATCATCGTCGATGATGAGCCAGAAGTACATGCCGTAACAAAGCTTGCGTTGAGTGACTTTGAATTTCAAGATAAACGCTTAGAGTTTATTAGTGCCTATTCGGGTGAAGAAGCCAAAGAGGTAATTGAGCAGCATCCAGATGCTGCCATCGTATTACTTGATGTGGTAATGGAAACTGACGACGCAGGCCTTAGGGTTGCTAAGTTTATTCGCGAAACTGCAAAAAATAATCACATTCGTATCATTCTTCGTACCGGTCAGCCAGGTCAAGCACCTGAGCGACAAGTGATAGTTAACTACGATATCAATGACTACAAGTCAAAAACTGAGCTAACTGCACAAAAACTTTTTACCGTGGTTATGTCGAGTTTACGTTCTTACCGTGACATTTTATCGATTGAGCAATCTCGTCAAGGCCTTGAAAAAATTATTAAAGCATCACGTGATATTTTCTCAACTCATTCACTTGAGAGCTTTATTGAAGGGGTGATGCAACAACTCACCTCATTACTCGGTACTGTAGATCAAGCAATGTATGCAACAAGCTTAGTTGCCAGTAACCCGCAGGATAATCAAAAGAAGTTAGTGGTATTTTCGGGGCGTGGTGAGTTTGAACGTAGTGAAGGTAAGGCTATCGAAGAAGTCCTAGATAATGAGCAGTTGCAAGCCTGCCAGCAAGCATTGAACGAAAAAACCATCGTCTACCGTGAAAATTATTTATTTGCTTATTGTTGTAGTGAATGTAATCACAACTCGATGTTATTTATTTCCGGTATCCCTAAGCATTTAACAGACACTCAGCGTCATCTGATTGAAATTTTTTCACAAAATGTGCAGTTGGCGTATGAAAATGTACAGTTACAATCTGAAATTGAAGCAACACAGCAAGAGTTAGTATTTAGGCTTAGTGAAGCGTTAGAGCAACGCTCAACGGAAACCGGTAACCATGTAAAACGTGTTTCGCACATTTGCTATGAATTGGCCTTGGGCTATGGTTTACCCAAACGCGAAGCTGAACTTATTCGCTTAGCAGCGCCCCTACATGATGTAGGTAAAGTGGGTATTCCTGATGCAATTTTAAATAAGCCAGGGCCGCTCACCGACGAAGAATGGGCTATCATGCAGCAGCATGCTGAAAAAGGTCATTTAATTTTAAAAGATTCAAATCGTGACATTGTTAATACAGGAGCCATTATTGCTTTATCACATCATGAGCGTTGGGATGGTTCAGGCTATCCGAAAGGTTTAAAAGGTGAGGAAATTCCAATTGCAGGTCGCATTGTAGCATTAGCTGATGTGTTTGATGCGCTACGTCATAAACGCTGTTATAAAGAGCCGTGGTCACTTGAAGATGTAATCAAGGAAATTAACTCGCAACAGGGCAAACAATTTGATCCGAAGTTAATTGAAGTGTTTAATCAGCGGGTTGAAGAAATAGAAGACGTACTTGTACGTTATCCAGATTAA